The Salegentibacter mishustinae genome includes a window with the following:
- a CDS encoding 2OG-Fe(II) oxygenase, protein MITETTPELFEQLDFIENPFYENIINDLVENQYCIVDEFFNAEEVAMLRNSLKSKFEEAQFKKAAIGNKTNEIVAKSIRGDFILWLNEAEAGKAENLFFNKINSLVGYLNKTCFLGILTKEFHYALYPEGTFYQRHLDTFQNDGRRKLSMVCYLNEEDWKPENGGELVIYSEENGVEVSKAIYPMPGRVVIFESQVLEHEVKPVKTARLSITGWLKTR, encoded by the coding sequence ATGATAACAGAAACTACTCCCGAACTTTTTGAACAACTGGATTTTATAGAAAATCCCTTTTACGAAAATATTATTAATGATTTAGTTGAAAATCAATATTGTATTGTAGACGAATTTTTTAATGCTGAAGAAGTGGCAATGCTACGCAATTCTTTAAAATCAAAATTTGAAGAAGCACAATTCAAAAAGGCAGCCATTGGGAATAAAACCAATGAAATTGTTGCGAAATCTATTAGAGGAGACTTTATTTTATGGCTTAACGAAGCTGAAGCAGGAAAGGCCGAAAACCTGTTTTTCAACAAAATCAATTCTTTAGTAGGGTATTTGAACAAAACCTGCTTTCTGGGAATTTTAACTAAAGAATTCCATTACGCGCTATATCCAGAAGGTACTTTTTACCAGCGACACCTGGACACTTTTCAGAATGACGGCAGAAGAAAACTTTCTATGGTTTGTTACTTAAACGAGGAAGATTGGAAGCCGGAAAATGGAGGGGAATTGGTAATTTATTCCGAAGAAAATGGAGTTGAGGTTTCAAAAGCCATTTATCCAATGCCGGGACGTGTTGTAATTTTTGAAAGTCAGGTATTGGAACACGAAGTAAAGCCGGTGAAAACTGCAAGGTTAAGTATTACGGGTTGGTTAAAAACAAGGTAA
- a CDS encoding 6-pyruvoyl trahydropterin synthase family protein, protein MSKIRITKQFSFETGHALYGYDGKCRNVHGHSYKLSVCVIGEPITDKDNVKFGMVIDFGDLKKIVKSEIVDKFDHATVFNKNTPHVELAEELKNRGHHVILVEYQPTSENMVVDFAEKIQKHLPDHIKLHSLKLQETESSFAEWFASDQAPQPPKGE, encoded by the coding sequence ATGAGCAAGATTAGAATTACCAAACAGTTCTCTTTTGAAACCGGCCACGCTCTTTATGGCTACGACGGAAAATGCCGAAACGTCCACGGCCACAGCTATAAACTTAGTGTTTGTGTAATTGGGGAACCTATTACCGATAAGGATAATGTGAAGTTTGGGATGGTAATAGATTTTGGAGATTTAAAAAAGATCGTAAAATCTGAAATTGTAGACAAGTTTGACCACGCCACGGTTTTTAATAAAAACACGCCACATGTAGAGCTTGCTGAAGAACTAAAAAATCGAGGTCACCACGTTATCCTTGTCGAATACCAACCCACCAGCGAAAATATGGTGGTAGATTTTGCTGAAAAGATTCAAAAACATTTACCCGATCATATAAAACTACACTCGCTAAAACTCCAGGAAACCGAATCCAGTTTTGCGGAATGGTTTGCAAGCGATCAGGCCCCCCAGCCCCCAAAGGGGGAGTAA
- a CDS encoding UDP-2,3-diacylglucosamine diphosphatase, translated as MTIPEGKKVYFSSDNHLGAPTQEESRPREIRFVKWLDEIKDDAAAIFLLGDLFDFWFEYKHAVPKGFVRVLGKLAEIKDSGIPIYFFVGNHDLWMENYFEDELNIPVFRKPKEFEFNNKTFLVAHGDGLGPGDHGYKRMKKVFTNPFSKWLYRWLHPDLGIPLAQYFSVKNKAISGDQEQKFLGEEKEWLIQYCRRKLEEKHYDYFLFGHRHLPLEIDLNGKSTYINTGDWIDFYTYAVFDGEKTVLKKLEF; from the coding sequence ATGACTATCCCCGAAGGCAAAAAAGTTTATTTCTCCAGTGATAATCACCTTGGTGCACCTACTCAAGAAGAAAGCAGGCCAAGGGAAATTAGGTTTGTAAAATGGCTGGATGAAATTAAAGACGATGCCGCTGCTATTTTTCTCCTCGGTGATCTTTTTGACTTCTGGTTTGAGTATAAACACGCCGTTCCTAAAGGTTTTGTAAGGGTTCTAGGGAAACTTGCAGAAATTAAAGACAGCGGAATCCCGATTTATTTTTTTGTTGGTAATCACGATTTGTGGATGGAAAATTATTTTGAAGACGAACTTAATATCCCCGTATTTCGTAAGCCTAAAGAATTTGAATTCAATAATAAAACCTTCCTTGTTGCCCATGGGGACGGCCTAGGACCTGGGGACCACGGTTATAAACGAATGAAAAAGGTATTTACCAATCCGTTTTCTAAATGGCTTTATCGCTGGTTACATCCAGATTTAGGTATTCCGCTAGCGCAGTATTTTTCAGTAAAAAATAAAGCGATCTCGGGAGACCAGGAACAAAAATTTTTAGGAGAAGAAAAGGAATGGCTTATTCAATATTGCCGCCGAAAATTAGAAGAAAAGCATTACGATTATTTCCTTTTTGGCCACCGGCATTTACCCCTGGAAATCGACCTAAACGGAAAATCGACCTATATCAACACTGGCGACTGGATAGACTTTTACACCTACGCAGTTTTTGATGGTGAGAAGACGGTTTTAAAGAAATTAGAATTTTAA
- the recJ gene encoding single-stranded-DNA-specific exonuclease RecJ → MRWTLKPKPDSLVVSKLAEELGVETPVATLLAQRGIMTFEAAKKFFRPSLEELHDPYLMKDMDVAVNRIQQAIASEENIMVYGDYDVDGTTSVALMSSYLKTLTPNIATYIPDRYAEGYGISYQGIDFAADNEISLIIALDCGIKAIDKVAYAAEKGIDFIICDHHRPGENIPKAVAVLDPKREDCEYPYKELCGCGVGFKLIQAINTKRGGTPEVLLPYLDLVATAIGADIVPITGENRILAYHGLNVINVAPRMGFKAILAQVKKDKLTITDVVFIIAPRINAAGRMKHGLHAVNLLTEEDEATAMQFAGEIEDFNAERKTTDKAITVEALDQIEELKEQERYSTVVYHEDWHKGVIGIVASRLTETYYRPTLVFTKSGDKLAASARSVKGFDVYNALEACKEHIEQFGGHKYAAGLTLEASEYENFKAKFESVVSETIDRRLLTPEIAVDAEIDLDEITPKFFRILKQFAPFGPGNMSPVFMTQNLTDTGYGKCVGADEAHLKCKVVQQGKSGMFDMIGFGLGEKFETISEKKTFKAVYSLDENEWNGNVSIQLKLKDISE, encoded by the coding sequence ATGCGCTGGACTTTAAAACCAAAACCCGATTCTTTAGTTGTTAGTAAACTTGCCGAAGAATTAGGGGTGGAAACGCCTGTGGCAACACTCTTGGCGCAGCGTGGAATAATGACTTTTGAAGCTGCAAAAAAGTTTTTCAGGCCAAGCTTAGAAGAGCTGCACGATCCTTACCTGATGAAAGATATGGATGTGGCTGTAAACCGAATTCAGCAGGCAATCGCTTCCGAAGAAAATATTATGGTTTATGGCGATTATGATGTAGACGGGACCACCAGTGTGGCTTTGATGTCTTCTTACTTAAAAACCCTTACCCCAAATATCGCGACCTATATTCCCGATAGGTATGCTGAAGGTTACGGCATTTCTTACCAGGGAATTGATTTTGCGGCAGATAACGAGATTTCATTGATTATTGCCCTGGATTGCGGAATTAAAGCAATTGATAAGGTAGCTTATGCCGCCGAAAAGGGAATCGATTTTATTATCTGTGATCACCACCGGCCGGGAGAAAACATTCCTAAAGCTGTTGCGGTGCTGGATCCCAAGCGAGAGGATTGTGAATATCCATATAAAGAACTTTGTGGTTGCGGCGTTGGTTTTAAATTGATCCAGGCTATAAACACTAAAAGAGGAGGGACACCCGAAGTTTTATTGCCTTATCTGGATTTGGTTGCGACTGCCATTGGAGCCGATATCGTACCCATTACCGGTGAAAATCGAATTTTGGCCTATCACGGTTTAAACGTGATCAATGTTGCCCCTAGAATGGGTTTTAAAGCAATTCTGGCACAGGTTAAAAAAGATAAACTCACGATAACTGATGTGGTTTTTATTATTGCCCCGCGTATAAATGCAGCCGGAAGAATGAAGCACGGCTTGCACGCGGTAAATTTACTTACCGAAGAAGACGAAGCTACCGCTATGCAGTTTGCTGGTGAAATTGAGGATTTTAATGCCGAAAGAAAAACTACCGATAAAGCGATTACGGTTGAAGCATTAGATCAAATTGAAGAATTGAAGGAGCAGGAACGCTATAGTACCGTGGTTTATCACGAAGACTGGCATAAGGGTGTGATAGGCATCGTGGCTTCCCGTTTAACCGAAACTTATTATCGCCCTACGCTGGTTTTTACAAAAAGCGGTGATAAGCTGGCGGCTTCGGCTCGCTCGGTAAAAGGTTTTGATGTTTACAATGCTTTGGAGGCCTGTAAAGAACATATTGAGCAGTTTGGCGGACATAAATATGCGGCAGGCTTGACTTTAGAAGCTTCGGAATATGAAAATTTTAAAGCGAAATTTGAGTCGGTGGTTTCTGAAACTATAGATAGGCGGCTGCTAACTCCTGAAATTGCTGTAGATGCCGAAATTGATCTGGATGAAATTACTCCGAAATTCTTTAGAATTCTAAAACAATTTGCTCCTTTTGGCCCGGGAAATATGAGTCCGGTTTTTATGACCCAAAATCTTACCGATACCGGTTATGGAAAATGTGTAGGGGCAGATGAAGCCCATCTTAAATGCAAAGTTGTACAGCAAGGAAAATCTGGTATGTTCGATATGATTGGCTTCGGACTGGGAGAAAAATTCGAAACAATTTCAGAAAAGAAAACTTTTAAAGCAGTGTATTCTTTAGATGAAAATGAGTGGAACGGGAATGTTTCTATTCAGTTAAAATTAAAAGATATCAGCGAATAA
- the ade gene encoding adenine deaminase — protein sequence MIKIIQGQLVDIKNKKIFPAEISIENGKITKIEEKQHKVKSFLLPGFIDAHIHIESSMLVPTEFARLAAIHGTVATVSDPHEIANVLGKEGVKFMIENGQKSPLKFNFGAPSCVPATNFETSGAVINAEDIKDLLALPEIKYLAEMMNYPAVIFKDEEVMKKIAWAKHFNKPTDGHAPGLRGEDAKKYAEAGISTDHECYTAEEAEEKLGLGMKILIREGSAAKNFEALIDLLPEHYKSMMFCSDDKHPDDLVLGHINQLCARAVAKGIDVFKVLEVACLNPIAHYNLEIGQLKVGDSADFISVKDLTNFEVLQTYIDGELVAENGKSHIKSSPFEKPNNFHTSSKNPEDFKIKAAGETIKVIEALDGELITNEIQQKALEKNGELISDIENDILKITVVNRYEDKAPAVAFIKNFGLKKGAIASSVAHDSHNIIAVGTSDEEICNAVNLIIKHKGGICSVNENDQKVLPLPIAGIISDKDGWETGRLYEEIDKMAKDLGSSLKAPFMTLSFMALLVIPDLKLSDKGLFSGKKFDFVKLAE from the coding sequence ATGATCAAAATTATACAGGGCCAGCTCGTAGATATTAAAAACAAGAAGATTTTTCCTGCGGAAATCAGCATCGAGAATGGAAAGATTACAAAGATTGAAGAAAAACAGCACAAGGTAAAAAGCTTTTTACTTCCCGGCTTTATAGATGCGCATATACATATAGAAAGTTCTATGTTGGTTCCAACAGAATTTGCAAGACTGGCTGCAATTCACGGTACGGTAGCCACGGTTTCTGATCCTCACGAGATTGCCAATGTGTTAGGGAAAGAAGGCGTTAAATTTATGATTGAAAACGGACAGAAAAGTCCGTTGAAATTTAATTTCGGTGCACCTTCCTGTGTGCCGGCTACCAATTTTGAAACTTCGGGAGCCGTTATTAATGCTGAAGATATTAAAGACTTACTGGCACTTCCTGAAATAAAATATCTCGCCGAGATGATGAATTATCCCGCCGTGATCTTCAAAGATGAAGAAGTGATGAAGAAAATTGCCTGGGCTAAACATTTTAACAAACCTACCGATGGACACGCGCCCGGATTGCGCGGAGAAGACGCTAAAAAATATGCTGAAGCCGGTATTTCTACAGACCACGAATGTTATACTGCTGAAGAAGCAGAAGAAAAGCTCGGTTTGGGTATGAAAATACTTATTCGCGAAGGTAGCGCCGCCAAGAATTTTGAAGCGCTCATAGATCTGCTACCTGAACACTATAAAAGTATGATGTTTTGCTCTGATGATAAACATCCAGACGACTTGGTTTTAGGGCATATTAACCAGCTTTGTGCCAGGGCGGTTGCAAAAGGTATAGATGTTTTTAAGGTGCTGGAAGTTGCATGTTTAAATCCTATAGCACATTATAATTTAGAGATTGGACAGTTAAAAGTAGGCGACTCCGCTGATTTTATTTCGGTAAAAGACCTGACTAACTTTGAAGTTTTACAAACTTATATCGATGGAGAATTAGTTGCTGAAAATGGTAAATCTCATATCAAATCTTCACCATTTGAAAAGCCCAATAATTTTCATACTTCATCCAAAAATCCGGAAGATTTTAAAATAAAAGCAGCTGGAGAAACCATTAAAGTCATCGAAGCGCTGGATGGTGAACTTATTACTAATGAAATTCAGCAGAAAGCTTTAGAAAAGAACGGGGAACTAATTTCAGATATTGAAAATGATATTTTAAAAATCACGGTGGTTAATCGCTATGAGGATAAAGCTCCTGCAGTAGCATTTATAAAGAATTTCGGCTTGAAAAAAGGAGCGATTGCCAGCTCGGTAGCGCACGATTCACATAATATTATCGCTGTTGGAACATCAGACGAAGAGATTTGTAACGCGGTAAACCTCATCATTAAACATAAAGGAGGAATTTGTAGCGTAAACGAGAATGATCAAAAAGTGCTACCACTGCCAATTGCGGGAATTATTAGCGATAAAGATGGTTGGGAAACCGGTAGATTATACGAAGAAATAGATAAAATGGCCAAAGATTTAGGCAGCAGCTTAAAAGCTCCTTTTATGACGCTTTCTTTTATGGCACTCTTAGTGATTCCCGATCTAAAACTTTCAGATAAAGGTTTATTCAGCGGAAAAAAGTTTGATTTTGTGAAGTTAGCAGAGTAA
- a CDS encoding uracil-DNA glycosylase family protein produces MQELLKEARACKFCEKHLPLGARPIVEATKKSKIVLISQAPGRIVHESGIAWNDQSGKKLREWLGVNETTFYDNNNFAILPMGFCYPGKAKTGDAPPRKECAPMWHDTILSELKNVQLKILIGAYAANYYLPGKLNLTDKVSAYQDFLPDYWCLPHPSPVNRFWRSKNPWFEQEVVPKLQTRIHKIID; encoded by the coding sequence ATGCAGGAATTGCTAAAAGAAGCCAGGGCCTGCAAATTTTGTGAAAAGCATCTGCCGCTTGGTGCAAGACCTATTGTAGAAGCCACTAAAAAATCTAAAATTGTTTTAATAAGTCAGGCGCCGGGAAGAATAGTTCATGAATCTGGCATTGCCTGGAATGATCAAAGCGGAAAAAAGCTCAGGGAATGGCTTGGGGTAAACGAAACAACTTTTTACGATAATAATAATTTTGCGATTCTTCCTATGGGATTTTGCTATCCGGGGAAAGCTAAAACCGGCGATGCGCCACCTCGCAAAGAATGTGCACCAATGTGGCACGATACTATTCTTTCAGAATTAAAGAATGTTCAGCTTAAAATTCTAATTGGAGCCTACGCAGCAAATTATTACCTGCCCGGCAAATTAAATCTTACCGACAAAGTAAGTGCATACCAGGATTTTCTACCTGATTATTGGTGTTTACCACATCCCTCGCCGGTGAACCGTTTTTGGAGAAGTAAAAATCCCTGGTTTGAGCAAGAGGTGGTACCCAAATTACAAACCAGGATTCATAAAATTATAGATTGA
- the rsmI gene encoding 16S rRNA (cytidine(1402)-2'-O)-methyltransferase, translating to MGKLFLVPTPIGNLDDMTFRAVKVLKEVDTILAEDTRNSGKLLKHFDIGTHMQSHHMHNEHKTVDHIVERIKSGENIALISDAGTPAISDPGFLLTRACVEAGIEVDCLPGATAFVPALVNSGFPNDKFIFEGFLPVKKGRQTRLNLLAEETRTMIFYESPHKLLKTLKHFSEYFGEDRPVSVSREITKLHEETIRGTAAEVLQHYTKKPPKGEIVIVVKGKS from the coding sequence ATGGGAAAATTATTCCTGGTACCTACACCAATAGGAAATTTGGACGATATGACTTTTAGGGCGGTGAAAGTGCTAAAAGAAGTAGATACAATTCTTGCCGAAGACACTCGAAATAGCGGGAAACTTTTAAAGCATTTTGATATTGGTACGCATATGCAAAGTCATCATATGCACAACGAGCATAAAACGGTAGATCACATAGTTGAACGGATTAAAAGCGGCGAAAATATAGCACTAATAAGTGATGCGGGAACTCCCGCAATTTCAGATCCCGGGTTTTTATTAACACGCGCTTGTGTTGAAGCAGGCATAGAAGTAGATTGTCTTCCGGGCGCTACGGCTTTTGTTCCGGCGCTGGTAAATAGTGGCTTTCCTAACGATAAATTTATTTTTGAAGGTTTTTTACCGGTAAAAAAAGGCCGGCAAACGCGCTTGAATCTACTTGCGGAAGAAACCCGAACTATGATTTTTTACGAATCGCCTCATAAATTGCTGAAAACCTTAAAACATTTTTCAGAGTATTTTGGCGAAGACAGGCCGGTTTCGGTTTCGCGGGAAATTACTAAACTTCACGAAGAAACAATTCGCGGTACAGCAGCTGAGGTTCTTCAGCATTACACCAAAAAGCCGCCTAAAGGAGAAATTGTGATTGTGGTAAAAGGAAAATCTTAA